One stretch of Qingrenia yutianensis DNA includes these proteins:
- a CDS encoding glycosyltransferase family protein yields the protein MLAVFFKSVFCFLSVYAVIDITRRLIGAFFSKTPAVKDDVFVVIKIKKHTKCIEGVVRSIIWQSLSLGGGGFVPSILIVDMGTDDETAHIVQKLCDEYGFIYYTTQEKYESMKDSFLG from the coding sequence ATGTTGGCGGTGTTTTTTAAATCCGTTTTCTGCTTTCTTTCGGTGTATGCGGTAATTGACATTACAAGACGGCTTATCGGCGCGTTTTTCTCAAAAACTCCGGCGGTTAAAGATGACGTTTTTGTAGTGATAAAAATTAAAAAACACACAAAGTGCATTGAGGGAGTTGTAAGGAGCATAATCTGGCAAAGTTTAAGCCTCGGCGGCGGAGGATTTGTGCCGAGCATACTCATTGTGGATATGGGCACCGACGACGAAACGGCGCACATTGTGCAAAAGCTTTGCGACGAGTACGGATTTATATATTATACGACACAGGAAAAATATGAAAGTATGAAAGACAGCTTTTTGGGCTGA